From a region of the Phragmites australis chromosome 21, lpPhrAust1.1, whole genome shotgun sequence genome:
- the LOC133904151 gene encoding E3 ubiquitin-protein ligase AIRP2-like encodes MRRFQDSVKALEADIEHANALASEFLRDYDGSVIQMRMAYSAVAHFLLQWTDCKLAGRLGLLKIMLYKVYADGSTALPDWEREASIREFYGVIFPSLLQLPSGITELDEKKQRRLCLQKFRREETLSEVDSERELECGICLEVSRKIVLPDCAHTLCTRCFEDWNAKSKSCPFCRACLQKVKPSNLWMYTDDSDIVDMDTLTRENIRRLFMYINKLPLVVLHVVELDIYEYRIK; translated from the exons ATGCGGAGGTTCCAGGACTCCGTGAAGGCCCTCGAGGCCGACATCGAGCACGCCAATGCGCT GGCGTCGGAGTTCCTGAGGGACTACGACGGGTCGGTGATCCAGATGCGGATGGCGTACAGCGCCGTCGCGCATTTCCTCCTGCAGTGGACCGACTGCAAGCTTGCCGGGAGGCTTGGCCTCCTCAAGATCATGCTCTACAAG GTGTACGCGGACGGCTCGACGGCGCTGCCGGATTGGGAGCGGGAGGCCAGCATCAGGGAGTTCTACG GCGTCATATTCCCGTCGTTGCTGCAGCTGCCGAGCGGGATCACTGAACTCGACGAGAAGAAGCAGAGGAGACTCTGCTTGCAGAAATTCAGGAGGGAGGAGACGCTTTCCGAGGTGGACTCGGAGAGGGAGCTCGAGTGCGGGATTTGCCTCGAGGTTAGCCGCAAGATCGTGCTGCCGGACTGCGCCCACACGCTGTGCACGCGGTGCTTCGAGGATTG GAACGCCAAATCAAAGTCCTGCCCCTTCTGCCGGGCCTGCCTCCAGAAGGTGAAGCCGAGCAACCTGTGGATGTACACCGACGACAGCGACATTGTGGATATGGATACCTTGACAAGGGAGAACATCAGGCGACTCTTTATGTACATAAATAAGTTGCCACTTGTAGTCCTCCACGTAGTTGAGCTTGACATTTACGAGTACCGTATCAAGTAA
- the LOC133903951 gene encoding actin-related protein 7-like, which yields MEAVVVDAGSKLLKAGVAAPDQAPALVMPSKMKLEVEDQQLADGAVVEEVVQPVVRGFVKDWDAMEDLLNYVLYRNIGWETGDEGQILFTEPLFTPKALREQLVQLMFEKFNVSGFYDSEQAVLSLYAVGRISGCTVDIGHGKIDIAPVCEGAVQHVASKRLEIGGVDLTNLFAQELKKSNPSVSFDPSDVERLKEQYTCCTEDQLAFEAIESSCQPERHTLPDGQVITIEKERYIVGEALFQPHILGLEDYGIVQQLVTSVSNVSSEYHRQLLENTMLCGGIISMAGFEDRFQREANMSASAIRPSLVKPPEYMPENLARYSAWLGGAILAKVVFPQNQHVTKGEYDETGPSIVHKKCF from the exons atgGAGGCGGTGGTCGTCGACGCGGGCTCCAAGCTGCTCAAGGCCGGCGTTGCGGCGCCCGACCAGGCCCCCGCGCTG GTGATGCCCTCGAAGATGAAGCTGGAAGTCGAGGACCAGCAGCTGGCCGACGgcgcggtggtggaggaggtggtgcaGCCGGTGGTGCGCGGCTTCGTCAAGGACTGGGACGCTATGGAGGACCTGCTCAACTACGTCCTGTACAGGAACATCGGGTGGGAGACTGGGGACGAGGGCCAGATCCTCTTCACCGAGCCGCTGTTTACGCCCAAG GCTCTTCGTGAACAATTGGTGCAGCTTATGTTTGAAAAATTCAACGTTTCAGGCTTTTATGACTCAGAACAGGCTGTATTGTCACTCTATGCAGTTGGACGCATTTCAGGCTGCACAGTTGACATTGGGCATGGGAAAATAG ATATTGCTCCAGTTTGTGAAGGTGCTGTTCAACATGTAGCATCGAAGAGACTTGAGATTGGAGGAGTTGACTTGACAAACCTATTTGCACAAGAGCTGAAAAAATCTAACCCATCAGTAAGCTTTGATCCCTCTGATGTTGAGAGGCTGAAAGAGCAGTACACATGCTGCACAGAAGACCAGTTGGCCTTTGAAGCTATAGAAAGCTCATGCCAGCCAGAAAGGCACACTCTTCCTGATGGGCAG GTTATAACAATTGAGAAAGAGCGTTATATTGTTGGTGAAGCTTTGTTTCAACCACATATTTTGGGCTTAGAAGATTATGGCATTGTTCAGCAGCTAGTTACCAGTGTCTCAAACGTGTCATCAGAGTACCATCGGCAGCTGCTTGAGAACACCATGTTATGCGGTGGCATCATATCAATGGCTG GTTTTGAGGACAGGTTCCAGAGAGAAGCAAATATGTCTGCTTCAGCAATCCGCCCATCTCTTGTCAAG CCCCCAGAATACATGCCTGAGAACCTAGCAAGGTACTCGGCCTGGTTGGGTGGCGCAATATTGGCCAAGGTCGTTTTCCCTCAAAACCAGCATGTCACCAAGGGCGAGTACGACGAGACGGGCCCATCCATTGTGCACAAGAAGTGCTTTTAG